A portion of the Drosophila innubila isolate TH190305 chromosome 3L unlocalized genomic scaffold, UK_Dinn_1.0 0_D_3L, whole genome shotgun sequence genome contains these proteins:
- the LOC117787005 gene encoding histidine-rich glycoprotein, translated as MKFFIYTLALLGVAQAGLLPHLEHDHHHEDLAHFVDADVHHSDGVHLGHSSAIVIDGADHHLDHHHAHHADLHHHAHHADLHHYAHHSAPLVHHHHAAPLVHHHHSHAAIVHKTSFPAHLDVHSHANLLSFAKHHLHGKYGKVRITETHY; from the exons ATGAAG TTCTTTATCTACACCTTGGCATTGCTGGGCGTGGCACAGGCTGGTCTGCTGCCGCATCTGGAGCACGATCATCATCACGAGGATCTGGCACATTTTGTGGACGCCGATGTGCATCATTCGGATGGTGTTCATTTGGGCCATAGTTCGGCTATTGTGATCGATGGTGCTGACCACCATTTGGAC CATCATCATGCCCATCACGCCGATCTGCATCATCATGCCCACCACGCTGACCTGCACCACTATGCCCACCACTCGGCCCCGCTggtgcatcatcatcatgccGCTCCTCTGGTGCACCACCATCACTCCCATGCCGCCATCGTGCACAAGACCTCCTTCCCCGCCCACCTGGATGTGCACAGCCATGCCAATCTGTTGTCCTTTGCCAAACatcatttgcatggcaaatacGGCAAAGTGAGGATCACCGAGACACATTACTGA